In the genome of Pseudomonas sp. P5_109, one region contains:
- a CDS encoding quinoprotein dehydrogenase-associated SoxYZ-like carrier produces the protein MKWRGSCLLACWLSLAAQAGAIDPGKDPVPSVMWAFYHQQFLGNAPFVFDERVKLLAPPFAEDARQVPLEIDARAFKGEVVKILAWAELNPLPKIVDFQPLNSVLPWLSLRIRIEQATPLRAAVLTRDGLWHVGSTLIDAAGGGCTAPSVVRNQPGWEERIGEVLGGRYPRGEFSRLRLQVAHPMDNGMVSGIPEFFINHAELRDHNEQVLARLELFPAVSENPNLAFDIEGAGQTRLLLRDNSGNEFDASIP, from the coding sequence ATGAAATGGCGAGGGAGTTGTCTGTTGGCTTGCTGGTTAAGCCTGGCGGCACAGGCTGGCGCTATCGATCCCGGTAAAGACCCGGTGCCATCGGTGATGTGGGCCTTCTATCACCAGCAGTTCCTGGGCAATGCGCCGTTCGTTTTCGATGAGCGGGTCAAGCTGCTGGCGCCGCCGTTTGCCGAAGATGCCCGGCAGGTACCGCTGGAAATCGACGCCAGGGCGTTCAAGGGCGAGGTGGTGAAAATCCTCGCCTGGGCAGAACTTAACCCTTTGCCGAAAATCGTCGACTTCCAGCCGCTGAATTCGGTTTTGCCCTGGCTGTCGTTGCGCATTCGCATCGAACAGGCCACGCCCTTGCGCGCGGCGGTGTTGACCCGTGACGGGTTGTGGCATGTCGGCTCGACCCTGATTGACGCAGCGGGTGGCGGCTGCACCGCACCGAGCGTGGTTCGGAATCAACCGGGCTGGGAAGAGCGCATTGGCGAAGTGCTCGGCGGGCGCTATCCCCGGGGCGAATTCAGCCGTTTGCGATTGCAGGTGGCCCATCCCATGGACAACGGCATGGTCAGCGGCATCCCGGAATTCTTCATCAACCATGCCGAGCTGCGCGACCACAACGAGCAAGTGCTGGCCCGGCTGGAGCTGTTTCCCGCGGTCAGCGAAAACCCCAACCTGGCCTTCGACATCGAAGGGGCAGGGCAAACGCGCCTGCTGCTGCGGGACAACAGCGGCAATGAGTTCGATGCGTCGATCCCCTGA
- a CDS encoding quinoprotein relay system zinc metallohydrolase 1 yields the protein MRWILLMVLSVSLPALADLEYSLKPRQIAQDTWLLEGSTDNFAKANGGNIVNTAFIVTERGVVVIDTGPSRRYGEAMRKAIAATTDKPVIEVLLTHHHPDHVLGNQAFSDVPIGALAGTTELLHQQGDAMAENMYRMVGDWMRGTEVVLPTQALAPGVKSFGNHDLRLLSLGGHTGADLAILDQQTGVLFAGDLVFYQRALTTPNSPGLAVWLADIATLQGLPWTQVVPGHGPVSSDPQPFEQMRDYLTWLDQLMRDGAANGSDMAEMIRSPIPERFAGINLSRYELIRSVSHLYPRYERERMTRVDSNANN from the coding sequence ATGCGCTGGATCCTGTTGATGGTGCTGAGCGTCAGTCTGCCGGCCCTGGCCGATCTCGAATATTCACTCAAGCCTCGGCAGATCGCCCAGGACACCTGGCTGCTGGAAGGCAGCACCGATAATTTCGCCAAGGCCAACGGCGGCAACATCGTCAACACCGCGTTCATCGTCACCGAACGCGGTGTGGTAGTGATCGACACCGGGCCGTCCCGGCGTTACGGCGAAGCGATGCGCAAGGCCATTGCCGCCACCACCGACAAGCCGGTGATCGAGGTCTTGCTGACCCATCACCACCCGGACCATGTGCTGGGCAACCAAGCCTTCAGCGACGTGCCGATCGGCGCCCTGGCCGGCACCACCGAGCTACTGCATCAGCAAGGCGATGCCATGGCCGAGAATATGTACCGCATGGTCGGCGACTGGATGCGTGGCACCGAAGTGGTGTTGCCGACCCAGGCGTTGGCACCCGGGGTGAAAAGTTTTGGGAATCACGATCTGCGTCTGCTGAGCCTGGGTGGGCATACGGGCGCGGATCTGGCTATTCTCGACCAGCAAACCGGCGTGTTGTTTGCCGGGGACCTGGTGTTTTATCAACGGGCGCTGACCACGCCCAACAGTCCAGGGCTGGCGGTGTGGCTGGCGGACATCGCGACCCTGCAAGGCTTGCCCTGGACGCAGGTCGTGCCGGGCCATGGACCGGTGTCGAGCGATCCACAACCGTTCGAGCAGATGCGCGATTACCTGACCTGGCTCGATCAGCTGATGCGCGACGGCGCGGCCAATGGCAGCGACATGGCCGAGATGATCCGCAGCCCCATCCCCGAACGCTTCGCCGGGATCAACCTGAGCCGCTATGAACTGATCCGCAGCGTCAGCCATCTGTACCCGCGTTACGAGCGTGAGCGGATGACGCGGGTGGATTCCAACGCAAATAACTGA